The region catttataattatatggaATGGTGGCCGTACATGCTTATCTAAAGTTTTGGAGTGGATCAAAGTTCCAGTAACTCCGtcaatgatatatatagtgTAAGCAATAGAAGAACGGCTATTATTTTCAGTTTTTGTAAGAtatgttataatattattgttaatatatttataacataTAGAAGCAtctttgtttattttaatagGGTAAAAAATGTCCTTTTGCTTAGTCAGAGATTTTGCATAAACTTCTATTTTCTCggtattcatatttataaaatatgtttcaATTAATCTTAAATCAATATCATCATTggttgtatttttattgttattatctGGTCCAATTATTCTGTATCCTTGGatcgattttttttcactattgacagtataaaaataaaattcttcattttttagatCAACTTTTGTTATAGCTCCATTTTGTGatgttttttcttttttagaTACAACATTTTCAATAGGTATCATTTTTGCTCTTAACATTTTATCTACAGCTATtatacttttattattttcattagtataaataaataggTTTTGAATTTCAAATgaatttaattttctttcaaaaattatgtCGGTGGttaatatatcaaatattattatatgggATATAGAATCcgtttttaaaataactaAAACAGAGTCTTTAGAAAAACTCTTAAACAAACTTAATTCATTTGGCTGGTTTATTGATCCATCTATTCGATTAAAAGTAGTGGCACTATTATCTCCTTTAGATGCGTTGttaagaaatattatttttcctcCTTGTTCATATTCAGaccaattatttttattcaaacTATAAGAGCATagcttattttttaaggaTATTATACTGTTTACACCTTTAATAGAATTCATAtcaattttgtataaaattaatccagtgtataaatgtattgcaaatataaaattatttgatgtCGATACAAGCACAATTGATTTTTTTGCATAGTTTGAGGTTTGATCTGtttcatattttcttatcgcatttttaattaaatttttcatcatttcgTATTTATAATCTTTGTTAGAGGTATTAATAGAATCACTATTATCACTTGAGTTTTTCTTATTATCCTTTATTgatccatttttttcactctTTTTTGTATCAATAAgagtttttctttttatgcCATTTTGTTCGTTCTTattaatcaaaatatttagcatctctaatttttcattaacaGTTAAgtaaaagaaattaaatGGTACTAGTGACAATTGAGTGTTGTTTTTCACTATTTCGTCCATGTATGATTTGTTAATTAAActtattttactttttaaatatttttctagcTCTTTCAATATGCTAAATTCGggtatatttaaattatttacacTTTTACTTTTCgtgttttttaaatgatcaaaattataaaaatgcattTGTTTTACATATGATAAAGCTTCTTCCCTAGTATAATGCACatcattgtttttatataccgAAAAAGAAGAGTCCTGGTAAACACTAAAGAAATAGTTACTTTTATCTTCTTGATCATATAACCCAATAAGTAATTCTCCATGATAATAAACATTGTCTCCTTTATTTAAAGTTGCaatagtattattattatcttttcctccatttttatttataacacTTTGCTCATTTAACGAtttaacaaatattttaccTTCTTTATCTTCGCAGTATATTAGCTTCTTTTTGTTATCTTTATCTATATAATATCCTATGAGCTCATTTTCCTtctctttttgttttatcaattttattatgttattGTTATTTGTGTTTGTATTTTTGCCAGTTTTATACatggatatatattcttcatTTCCAAGCTTTATCACAAAATATTCGTCtgcatttaaattttccatttcATTATCCATGATAAAGTTAGACTTATCTTGTATTTCCCCTTCTATTTCTTCATCTTTGTTTTTCCCATCCTTGTTTTCGTCATCCTTATTTTCCCCATTTAgtttttgataataataattataaatattgtcACGATTATTGTTGTTTTCATTGTTTGGCAATTCAATAATGTGTAtatcctttttattatatataacaactgcatttttattgtttattacactaacataattattaagtttattatttactttaaagttagtaatttttttttcatgtataattttattatttatagtgTCAAACAAAACCAAATGGCAAAATAAATCACTATCTACATATAGAAAAGATAAATTGTTATatccttttttaataatttttgaatatatcgaatttatattatggtCTTTAAAAACTATTGAATCGATCGAATTATCATTCACATTTCTTATACTTATTCTGtcatttaataaaacatatattttttcatcgATAACTATAAAATCGATAATCGtctcatttttatattcaagtatatttaataaataaagttcTTCCCCCGTATAtacattaatatatgaatatgtaTCTTCACCATTTGAGCAATTACTTTTTCCACTTCCTTCCACGTTTCTATTTGTAACCAATacaaatgtatatttatcacTTGTAtgtatcttttttatatcttcattttttttataatttaatacattttttagtattcctacaaaagatgaaaaatttaatataacaGATAAAAAggtacaaaaaaaaataagaagaCGAAGAGCTGAACTAGCTCCTCGTATTTAATGATAACAATGACAGAAATatcatacatatataatcataaaatgatatatggaaacaactttttaaaataacataaagtatttcattattttttatattcgcAAAATTCAAAAGCATTCTAACCTGTTTTGTAATTTAGTAATCCGATGGTGCTATTAGAACTTGAAACAAGTACATTGTCGCTTATTAAATTAGGTACTGGCAATACTAAATTTATGTGACCAACTAGAGATGAAATATTTGAGTATGGTACATTTTCTGATGATGATAATTTTGCTAGAAATGCTATaaagcatataaaaatacttaacatttttaatactgtatatttttgaaagcATTAAAAACAcagttattttttatcatattagCTCAGCACGTAAATTGTGGGAATTATATGGAAATGAAAGAATAAGCAAACGGACAGACAAATATGTAcattgcatatataatgtacGTGATAAGTGATACAACAATATTTTGCAgaaatgtataatatatctggattttaattaataatggCAATTCTTCAGTTGTACAAAAGTCAAtggtgtaaaaaaaaacttagttaaatattcattataatGAGATTATGTATTTTGAAGCATGTTattttagtatatatattttgcgTATATGAAAAGTTCCATGTTCTAGGTAATTATTGATAATTttcaaacaaaaaaaaaaattgttaattaaaaataatataatgataGCGATAATGTACTATTATTGTCGCTGTAATGTAGTATCAATGTAATAATgcttaaataataaaataatttcgaatataaaatatataaacaaaaataaacgAAAGCACAAGTTATcgcttttttataaaagtgtactcataaaatttatttatgcgccaaaaaaaaatttttttaatacaaaatgGTTTATGACTGTGTAGGGTTACAAAATTGTAATATtgtcaaaaataaataagaaaagaaatttttatattattttttttttttttttttttttttttccctaAATTTAGGAATATATGTTTTGGGGAACATTCCCACTACCCTATATtccctttttatatataccttTTCTTTTCCCTATTTCTCTTCAATATAATACATgcaaaattaacaaaaattaatgtaacatattatattgcATTCTTCgagtttatatatattatagctcgatatatggatattttcatgtgtgtatttttattattactttgTTTATTGTAttcatatgaaaaataaataagttaAAGAATATAACTCAAAAATggttattttaaaaatgaaataactttaataaatagataaaatatttattttccccTTTAAAATTGCCATTTGTTTTGTATTATAACACGAAAAAGGTATTAGTTATAAGagtttgatatatatataacaccAAAATCATTTGggattataattaatagtACTATTTTAGTATggacaaataaaataaattgtgaacatgaaataaaaaggacaccttttaaattaaaggcacatataaaactatataaaatagaaaCGGTCGAACGtcaaaaacataaaaaagaaaagtgtgataaaaaaagcaaCTGAATAAAAGAGGCAAGTGCAAAGGGAAATGAAAAGACAAAAGACGGggaaaatgaataaatagaataatatgggattaaaaaatgaagatgcTAATTTTGTGAGTAACTTAattggaaaatataaaaatatatatactaacCAAAAAGATGAAACGTGCAAAATGACAAATACTAAGGAAAATAACATTAATGAATCACAATCAGTCAATGAGATAAAAAAGAGAACGCTAAATTTTATGGTTTCCTCttctataattttatgcatattacaTCCGTTAGATACTATAAAAACACGAaagcaaatatataaaatatataaaaattcttacccatattattataataataaatataatttattttatatattaaaaaatgaaaaaatagaaagtTTATATCGTGGTTTAGTAGCTAGCTTAATTACTACCGGTGTTTCTCATGGGGTGTTTCGATTTATTTATGATACACTAAACTACCGTGTTTTTCACGATTCagataaagaaaagaaagCTTATACAAAAGATGAGAGATTTTTggatacaaaaaatgttaatgaTCAAGAAAAAGGCACAAATAGACCAGATACAAATAGTATGAAGAACGGAAATAATGTTGAATTAATAGAAGATAATAAGGTGACGAAAAATGTAAGCGCCAATTATAATAGTAATGATGCAATAAGTAagacaaataaaaacatgaaTTATTACATTCTTACAAGTTGCGTAAGTTCAATAATTGGTGTTTTCTTTCTTCACCCAATATGGCTAATAAAAACTAAAATCGAATGcacaataaatttaaattataaaaatttaaattataaagataaaattacaaataaaagatatcaaatatatggacccaaaaataaatcatatttttcaagGATTATTGGGCACGCGATTAAACTGTTAAATGCTTCTAATAATACGAAAGGGCATGCAAATTTTCCAAAAAACAGTAAAAAAGTGAGATACATTATAAGTAATAATGGAAGTAACAATGGGAATTTCTTCAGGTtgtacaaaaataattttatatataataaaagtatCAAAGCTAgatcaaaatataattcactttcttatattaataaaaatgtgataAGTACAcctttttcaaattatagtaaaataaaaaaatatattctgcataattacattttataCAAACATCATCCTATATCACTCACAGAAAAGAGACAACAAATGGTTAGTAATATGATCACCAATTTACGAAAAAGgttttataaaagatacatattatattcaaaaataccagttaataataatacaatattgagaatatttaaaagagAGGAATGCAAAAATTCTTTGAGCtctatttatgtatataaaaattatttccaatttatatatagtatatataaaaaagaaaaattgaCATCATTTTATAAAGGATTTTTTgcttctttattattaacacCACATGTAGCtattcaattttttacttatgaatatttaatgCAATGTATCAACGCcgaatatatacataactTATTTAAAGGCAGATATCTTAGTATTGAAGAAAATACAGTATCCAAAATTTTaccatttatatatggtgttatatcaaaatatatttctgtTGTTATTACATATCCTTTATATACGATAAAAATGAGACAACAAGtacaaatgaaaaattttggatttttaaatgtagtacttaatatttataaaacagAAGGTGTTAAAGCTTATTACACAGGAATTACCACACATTTGTTAAGGAACTGTTTACAAAACGGatcccttttttttatttttgagtatttaaataatgaaaagtCATgaacacattttttattgtgcATACACGTACTTATTGTTTCTATATGTTTTCCGTTTATGattctttgttttttttacatttgtttaatatgtaaaattttaatataaatataagttacgcctttatataattctaaatatttttttaatgtttgttatcaaaatatattaatttaaaaaataataattacaaaaaaatatatacgcATGGAACACCCTAATgccataaaaaaaataaaataaataataaaatatagggCATTATATAGTtagataaataaatatatgtatataagaACTTATACATACGAGATGAAAATAGCTTCGCAATAGAAAAGATGAATTATATTGCGATCCTTTAAAACggaacaaaaaatatacttatGTGTTGtgtaaaaacatattttcatatgaGAAGAGTATAAAAGCACGGTGGGGAGTAATCATGCAATCTTGGATTTTATAATGCCTGATGCTTACAGCCCATCTCtttttcttaattttaCTCAAATTGTGACTAATAATTGATACAAGCAATATAGTAACATTCCCATCGAAATTTATactataatgaaaaaaaggtaaaacataaaaaatggtcTACACCCAAACGGAAAATAAacgaaaacaaaaaaattatgtgaaaaaaaaggtaaaaaaattattgtgTTTGTTCGAATATTATGATCACTACAACTATTACCCTCCTTTCTGCTCATTAAATTAGTGACATGATAAAGTATTTCAAATTTTGGTGTCTATTTTATggtatataaacatatacttggctattttcttctttttgaatatattcTCGTTCGACTAACAgatcaatttttttctcaatAGCCTAAATAAAAGTTAAAATCATAAGTATGCATATGTTTTTATGGCAATTTAAGAAAATTtggtttatttttagaaaataaaaattttgcGTTTGAAGAAAATGCAACAGTAAATGTTATTCATTTTACACAGAGAAATATAGAATGCATGCATAGGGAGAGGAAGTTTGTTAAAACAAATGAGAATGTGATCTTTCCATCTATATACACATAGATATTCATAAGCACTTGCCATTATAAACGGTTGCATACTTTTacaaacattttttattttagatTATGCTGACGCATAATTCCTTATTATTACCTGGTTGGACGGGGAAAAAGTGGataatactttttttacatgATCAAAGATTTGATCGTAGAATAATCTTTTGTGAGTCTTCATAATACGAACAATAGCTGCCTCGATAGCCATTGATTTATcatcttttgttttttcatgttcttttgataataaagtcgtagttttttttatataaacattttgaTTAGTATAAGAAAagttttcattaatataaaaattggaaGTATCccaatttatattatcatcatcagagtaaataattttatggtAATATAAAGATGAATGCATATTGTCTTTGAATGTTTTTAAATCGATTTGTAATTCTTCTTttacaatattataatttatatatttatatttattaaataataaaaatatttctgcACTTATGAGAttacaatataaataatatgaacgGTTATTAATAAAGTATTTGAATACAACTTCACTTAATTCATATATCCattctaattttttatttttattttctgcTTTATAGTATTCtgtatatgataaaatatatttattaaaattttcgcTTAATTTCATCGATGTCTTTTCCAAAGTAGGCCAATAtcctttatttaatatttttacagaAAAAAAGTTGTTTTCATAATTCTCGTCGAAATTTGTCAAATTAGGCAAAACTATTTCACCAttgctattatttttattgatatAATTGTAAAACTTTTCGTTGagaattttattattaataatgttCTGTATCATGCCTCCTAATTTTGAAGTGTATTGTGATCcacacaaaaaatacaaattctcaataaattttttctccacatttatagatatatacatattattaattaatctGTTTGCTAAATAAAT is a window of Plasmodium vinckei vinckei genome assembly, chromosome: PVVCY_14 DNA encoding:
- a CDS encoding ER membrane protein complex subunit 1, putative — its product is MLSIFICFIAFLAKLSSSENVPYSNISSLVGHINLVLPVPNLISDNVLVSSSNSTIGLLNYKTGILKNVLNYKKNEDIKKIHTSDKYTFVLVTNRNVEGSGKSNCSNGEDTYSYINVYTGEELYLLNILEYKNETIIDFIVIDEKIYVLLNDRISIRNVNDNSIDSIVFKDHNINSIYSKIIKKGYNNLSFLYVDSDLFCHLVLFDTINNKIIHEKKITNFKVNNKLNNYVSVINNKNAVVIYNKKDIHIIELPNNENNNNRDNIYNYYYQKLNGENKDDENKDGKNKDEEIEGEIQDKSNFIMDNEMENLNADEYFVIKLGNEEYISMYKTGKNTNTNNNNIIKLIKQKEKENELIGYYIDKDNKKKLIYCEDKEGKIFVKSLNEQSVINKNGGKDNNNTIATLNKGDNVYYHGELLIGLYDQEDKSNYFFSVYQDSSFSVYKNNDVHYTREEALSYVKQMHFYNFDHLKNTKSKSVNNLNIPEFSILKELEKYLKSKISLINKSYMDEIVKNNTQLSLVPFNFFYLTVNEKLEMLNILINKNEQNGIKRKTLIDTKKSEKNGSIKDNKKNSSDNSDSINTSNKDYKYEMMKNLIKNAIRKYETDQTSNYAKKSIVLVSTSNNFIFAIHLYTGLILYKIDMNSIKGVNSIISLKNKLCSYSLNKNNWSEYEQGGKIIFLNNASKGDNSATTFNRIDGSINQPNELSLFKSFSKDSVLVILKTDSISHIIIFDILTTDIIFERKLNSFEIQNLFIYTNENNKSIIAVDKMLRAKMIPIENVVSKKEKTSQNGAITKVDLKNEEFYFYTVNSEKKSIQGYRIIGPDNNNKNTTNDDIDLRLIETYFINMNTEKIEVYAKSLTKQKDIFYPIKINKDASICYKYINNNIITYLTKTENNSRSSIAYTIYIIDGVTGTLIHSKTLDKHVRPPFHIIINENIVVLHFYNANINKYVIKTFELLLDKKDPGFINLISSKKEKIVDLFDVKNVIVKEQNYIIDHNIKSFNFTETKRGITNKHLLLLLDTNKIAMLNLNSENKEPIYKNLNTFITQKNILYNSKGFASNESMLESTTLIFSWGDYFYFTAYQPNGSFDTMDSLNIFFLLFLIISVFIASYFSYITRKNKIIYAKWA
- a CDS encoding mitochondrial carrier protein, putative, which encodes MGLKNEDANFVSNLIGKYKNIYTNQKDETCKMTNTKENNINESQSVNEIKKRTLNFMVSSSIILCILHPLDTIKTRKQIYKIYKNSYPYYYNNKYNLFYILKNEKIESLYRGLVASLITTGVSHGVFRFIYDTLNYRVFHDSDKEKKAYTKDERFLDTKNVNDQEKGTNRPDTNSMKNGNNVELIEDNKVTKNVSANYNSNDAISKTNKNMNYYILTSCVSSIIGVFFLHPIWLIKTKIECTINLNYKNLNYKDKITNKRYQIYGPKNKSYFSRIIGHAIKLLNASNNTKGHANFPKNSKKVRYIISNNGSNNGNFFRLYKNNFIYNKSIKARSKYNSLSYINKNVISTPFSNYSKIKKYILHNYILYKHHPISLTEKRQQMVSNMITNLRKRFYKRYILYSKIPVNNNTILRIFKREECKNSLSSIYVYKNYFQFIYSIYKKEKLTSFYKGFFASLLLTPHVAIQFFTYEYLMQCINAEYIHNLFKGRYLSIEENTVSKILPFIYGVISKYISVVITYPLYTIKMRQQVQMKNFGFLNVVLNIYKTEGVKAYYTGITTHLLRNCLQNGSLFFIFEYLNNEKS